The Bactrocera dorsalis isolate Fly_Bdor chromosome 3, ASM2337382v1, whole genome shotgun sequence genomic interval GATCTCCAACTGCTCTTCGTTTATAATGTTATTTTCAACTTCGTGTCAATTAACTGTCGGTGCACCAAAGTAGAGACCCATCAATGCCTCTTGCAAAGCACGTTGACAAGCCAAGTTCGCTTTATAACCACCGGCACGTTCAGCACTATTCTCGGGCCGTATGTGCGCAATGAATCCTTTGCTTTCGATTTCGGCGGTAGCTGGCGCAGCTGGGCCTTCCGTATAAAGCGTAGGCACTTTATGCACATAGAGTGGTCCCTCTTCCGCCTTTGGTAACGGCAGGAacatttgatccgctgtgcgtCCAAATTTTATTCCTGTCGAGAATTGTGTTGCTGGTTTGGGTGGTGGCAGTTTCTTCTCTTCCTCGCGTAGTTTTTCAACCTTTTCGGCGAATTCATTTACAATCTCGGCGGCATCTTTGCCACTGCACATTAGTTCATCGATGAGCGCTTCCTTCTCTCgcgcttttttctttttctgctcAGTTTCGAGTTCAGCCAACTCCTGCTTGCGTGCTTCTTCTTGCGCACGCTCCAATTCAAGCATTTCCTCCAGCTCGTACTCCTCTCGGCCCATACGcgttttatttctttgtataACTTCACGATTCTCACGCCTATAAGCTTCGATGCGTTTATTGGTGCCGATTATATCAATGTTGTTGCAAAGATTGTAGATAATAGTCTCGATTTCTTCTAAGTAATCATTGTATTCTTGTAGCGTAGCGAAATCATCCTCCTTTTTGTTGTAATCGCGTAGTACACGTTTTCGTATATCTACCTCCTTCTCCACCATAGGATCTTCGAAGAGTTGCACACGGAAATTGTTGCGCCGCAATGGCACCATACATTCCGGACAGGAACCCGAACCCTTGAGGAACAGCAAATCTACACAGGATTCACAAAGTGTATGGCCGCAAACGTTGACCATCAATTTCAGTGAGGGATTGcggtattttgttgttttgcagcGCGGACATGCCTGGTCCTCCATGCTGAAAACTAGATTTTCTCTTAAAACGCGTCAAAAATGCaaaagctaattttaaatggaaaattttatttgttgtgcCAATTCTACCGGTGTGTTTCCAATTTGacttatcaaaaacaaaattgcagaTAAATGATGTGGAAGGGATACAAACAAAATCAGCTGCTTCAGCATTGAGTTATCTATTTACATGATTCACCctgtgtttgtttacatttatcgaAGTTAAAAATTCGATGCAGATTCGTGACGAATTTTATTTTGCACTGCGAATATGAatgttacaaaatatatacatacaaatattaatcataacaatttaacttaaatatacaaaaatattggaTTTGTAAAGAAATCAAGGGTCGGCAATCGAAATCATCTAAAATATTGTGTGCGACGAATAGAAGGTGAATGCAACTCTGAAAGTGTCGGTAATGAAGcgcaacaaaattttattcttctttgcagtaaaatttaaaaatttgatttagcTTGGCTGGTAGAAGCAAAAAAAGCGCTGGAaaagtaatattaatatttatttttcaacttggatgaatttaagtaatattttgaTATGCAGAGGCGTGGACGATGACAGCATCTGATGATTccacgttacgagttttcgagagagagGTTCTGCGGATTATAAGGTCCTTTGAGctttggcaacggcgagtatcccattcaatggaacgatgagctgtccgagatatacgacagcattaacatagttcagcgaattaagagacagcggctacgttggctaggtcatgtcatccgaatgtaTGAAAACTCTCCAGCTGTAAGAGTATTCGATGCGGTACCCGCCAGGGGTAGCAGAGAAATGTGGAGAtatccattccgttggaaagaccaggtggaaaaggaacTGTCTGCACTTGGTTTCTCGAATTGGAGCAAGTTACTAAAAGGAGAAACGATTGGTGATTGGTGATTGGTGAAGAAGAGTCACCGATGCAAAAACTACTTGTTTTGTAGTATTTAAGCAGCACTTTCAACATACGGCCTTTAAGCACCTCTTGGCTTCAATACATATGCTTTTTTGAATTTATCCGGCTGCTTTTGAACGTTTCGAATTGGCTGCTTGAGTGACTACCAAATGTTCTGTGAGCGCTTCTTGTATTCGACAACAATCTCCATCGAATAATTCTTCCAGTGCctaatcttaaaattttttggtcgTTCTATGCTTTCCAAGCCAAAATCTCCACTTTTTAACCTTGCAATCCACTTTTGGTCCTTTACTTCAGCGACGACGTATTTGAGTACAGTTGTATATATCAATTGTTGGTATGATTTTATGCTTAAGGCAATGGCCATATCTTAAATAGACAAAAAGTTTAGGTTTAGGTTTAAAATCCGCTAATCgataaaacagaaaatatttctgttgCTGATACATTTCTGTTTCTGTTCTTGCTCCTTTTTCGTTTCTGTGATATTGCTCATCAGTCTGGTTTATAAAAACTAGCATATTTTCTGCTTCTTTTAACACTTTCATCCATAAATCTACATAAATTCTTACCTTTTTGCCCTTCTTCctgcatataaattaaaataccaattcttttattcacatttttcgtgtattctttattttaaatttcaattttgttatatatgtaaatttatacatgtatatactatatatatatatttatatttaatttatttagttaaatacATTTACAATTCTAAATAAGTATT includes:
- the LOC105229663 gene encoding CDK-activating kinase assembly factor MAT1 — translated: MEDQACPRCKTTKYRNPSLKLMVNVCGHTLCESCVDLLFLKGSGSCPECMVPLRRNNFRVQLFEDPMVEKEVDIRKRVLRDYNKKEDDFATLQEYNDYLEEIETIIYNLCNNIDIIGTNKRIEAYRRENREVIQRNKTRMGREEYELEEMLELERAQEEARKQELAELETEQKKKKAREKEALIDELMCSGKDAAEIVNEFAEKVEKLREEEKKLPPPKPATQFSTGIKFGRTADQMFLPLPKAEEGPLYVHKVPTLYTEGPAAPATAEIESKGFIAHIRPENSAERAGGYKANLACQRALQEALMGLYFGAPTVN